Proteins from one Ipomoea triloba cultivar NCNSP0323 chromosome 1, ASM357664v1 genomic window:
- the LOC116012368 gene encoding eukaryotic translation initiation factor 5A-5-like, with translation MTVTLIKFDDVELIGSSYQSWPSFCIWVSLEISNHKLQVVEVSTSKTGKHGHAKCHFVGIDIFTGKKLEDIVPSSHNCDVPHVNRTDYQLIDISEDGFVSLLTENGNTKDDLKLPTVFTELCQIKDGFADGKDLVVSVMSVMVEEQICALKDIGPKS, from the exons ATGACAGTAACTTTAATTAAGTTTGATGACGTAGAGTTAATTGGATCTAGCTATCAATCATGGCCATCCTTTTGTATATGGGTATCCTTAGAGATATCAAACCACAAACTTCAG GTTGTGGAAGTTTCAACCTCCAAGACTGGCAAGCATGGGCATGCTAAATGCCACTTTGTTGGAATTGACATTTTCACTGGAAAGAAGCTTGAAGATATTGTTCCATCTTCACACAACTGTGAT GTTCCCCATGTTAACCGCACAGATTACCAGCTCATTGACATCTCTGAAGATGGATTT GTGAGTCTGCTAACTGAGAATGGCAACACTAAGGATGACCTCAAGCTTCCAACAG TTTTCACTGAATTATGCCAGATCAAGGATGGATTTGCTGACGGCAAGGACCTAGTTGTGAGTGTGATGTCTGTCATGGTAGAAGAGCAGATCTGTGCTCTCAAGGATATTGGGCCCAAGAGTTAG
- the LOC116018074 gene encoding uncharacterized protein LOC116018074 has protein sequence MGGCVSNPTKKIKSHRVPFPKCRRFRRKRPCSVSVAPIEQFSGVGNYGRDFDADEFVSIENEEWMVTNRRRANLSQVDSSGVCQEEAWFDSNSFLESDSDEDYCSVHGDFCLSLGNTAGSVLANQMAMCEGDRITELCTSKRLLCRPRAGQIIPCSKDEKLAQGCWIPVSPSVFKLRGETYFRDKRKSPAPNCCPYVPFGVDLFACSQKISHIAQHLQLPTVEPHDKVPPLLIINIQLPTYPASLFLGDGDGEGTSLVLYFQLSENFEKETSPQFQDSIKRLVMDEVETVKGFAKESAVPYRERLKILVGVVNHEELRLNSAEKKLLHAYNNKPVLSRPQHAFYKGPNYFEIDLDVHRFSYISRKGLDAFRERLKHGILDLGLTIQAQKAEELPEKVLCNIRLNKIDFVNHGQIPQFVIPV, from the exons ATGGGCGGCTGTGTTTCAAACCCGACCAAGAAGATCAAATCACACAGAGTGCCCTTCCCAAAGTGTCGAAGGTTTCGCAGGAAGAGGCCTTGCAGTGTGTCCGTTGCACCAATAGAACAGTTTTCTGGTGTGGGGAATTACGGGAGAGATTTCGATGCAGACGAGTTTGTCTCGATCGAGAATGAAGAATGGATGGTGACAAACCGGAGACGAGCTAACCTCAGCCAAGTTGATTCTAGTG GGGTGTGTCAAGAGGAAGCCTGGTTCGATTCGAATAGTTTCCTCGAGTCTGATTCAGATGAAGACTATTGCAGTGTTCATGGAG ACTTTTGTCTTTCGTTGGGCAACACAGCCGGGAGTGTACTAGCAAACCAAATGGCTATGTGCGAGGGAGATAGAATCACTGAACTTT GTACATCTAAAAGATTGTTGTGTCGTCCAAGGGCAGGACAGATCATTCCATGTTCTAAGGACGAGAAACTAGCTCAAGGGTGTTGGATTCCAGTTTCGCCTTCTGTCTTTAAACTCCGGGGAGAGACTTACTTCAG AGATAAGAGGAAAAGCCCTGCACCCAACTGTTGCCCTTATGTTCCTTTCGGTGTTGATCTATTCGCTTGCTCCCAGAAGATATCTCACATTGCTCAGCATCTTCAATTGCCTACTGTAGAGCCACACGATAAAGTTCCACCGCTTCTGATCATTAATATACAG CTACCAACATATCCCGCTTCCCTGTTCCTTGGAGACGGGGATGGGGAAGGAACGAGCCTCGTCTTGTATTTCCAATTATCAGAGAACTTCGAGAAAGAGACTTCGCCACAATTTCAAGACAGCATAAAG AGACTTGTGATGGATGAGGTGGAAACCGTCAAGGGTTTTGCAAAAGAATCAGCGGTGCCATACCGGGAGAGACTAAAAATTTTGGTGGGCGTCGTGAATCATGAAGAACTCCGCCTGAATTCTGCAGAGAAGAAGCTTTTGCATGCCTACAACAATAAGCCAGTACTTTCACGTCCCCAGCACGCTTTCTATAAg GGTCCAAACTATTTTGAAATCGACCTGGATGTTCATCGTTTCAGCTACATTTCTAGGAAAGGGCTTGATGCATTCCGGGAGAGGTTGAAACACGGGATACTTGATTTAGGATTAACGATCCAG GCTCAGAAGGCTGAGGAACTGCCAGAGAAAGTTCTGTGCAACATTCGACTAAACAAGATTGATTTTGTAAATCATGGGCAGATACCTCAATTTGTAATACCTGTATAA
- the LOC116015368 gene encoding isopentenyl phosphate kinase, with product MEQRNTKPIRCIVKLGGAAITCKNELETIDEENLMTVSSQLRQSLMFGSASQKVSGMDWSKRLGFSEPPTVDSDFSDQPVVGSKSFVVVHGAGSFGHFQASKSGVHKGGLSQPLVKAGFVATRISVTSLNLEIVRALAREGIPSIGMSPFSCGWSTCKRNMDAADVSMVVNAIDAGFIPVLHGDAVLDSSQECTILSGDVIISHLAAKLKPEYVVFLTDVYGVYDRPPTEPDAVLLQEIAVREDGSWSVVKPTLQGTGKPEFTVASHDTTGGMVTKISEAAMIARLGIDVYIVKVGTEHSLRALDGSLRGEIPNDWRGTALRLVR from the exons ATGGAGCAACGGAATACCAAGCCCATCCGCTGCATCGTCAAACTTG GAGGAGCGGCCATTACATGTAAAAATGAATTAGAAACCATAGACGAGGAGAACCTTATGACAGTTTCATCGCAGCTCCGGCAAAGTTTGATGTTTGGTTCTGCTTCTCAGAAAGTTTCTGGAATGGACTGGAGTAAAAGGCTTGGATTCTCTGAACCTCCAACTGTTGACAGTGACTTTAGTGATCAACCAGTTGTTGGTTCCAAgagttttgttgttgttcatgGGGCAG GTTCTTTTGGACACTTCCAAGCTAGCAAATCTGGTGTTCATAAGGGTGGGTTGAGCCAACCTCTTGTCAAGGCTGGTTTTGTTGCTACACGTATATCT GTTACATCCCTCAATCTTGAAATTGTCAGAGCTCTAGCAAGAG AGGGTATTCCTTCTATTGGAATGTCACCATTCTCTTGCGGTTGGTCAACTTGTAAAAGAAAT ATGGATGCAGCTGATGTGTCTATGGTGGTTAATGCTATTGATGCCGGTTTCATCCCT GTTTTGCATGGAGATGCCGTACTAGATAGCTCACAG GAATGCACTATACTGAGTGGAGATGTGATCATAAGCCATTTGGCAGCAAAATTGAAGCCAGAATACGTCGTTTTCCTT ACAGATGTTTATGGTGTATATGACCGCCCACCTACAGAACCCGATGCTGTACTTCTCCAAGAAATAG CTGTGCGTGAAGATGGGAGCTGGTCCGTAGTGAAGCCAACCTTACAAGGCACGGGCAAACCAG AATTTACTGTGGCTTCCCATGATACAACTGGTGGTATGGTTACCAAAATATCTGAAGCTGCAATGATTGCAAGACTGGGAATCGATGTATACATTGTGAAG GTGGGAACTGAACACTCGCTTCGGGCCCTTGATGGGAGCCTGAGAGGCGAAATTCCTAACGATTGGCGCGGAACAGCACTTCGACTTGTAAGATAG
- the LOC115996078 gene encoding eukaryotic translation initiation factor 5A-like — translation MSDEEHHFESKADAGASKTYPQQAGTIRKNGYIVIKNRPCKVVEVSTSKTGKHGHAKCHFVGIDIFTGKKLEDIVPSSHNCDVPHVNRTDYQLIDISEDGFVSLLTENGNTKDDLKLPTDENLLSQIKDGFADGKDLVVSVMSAMGEEQICALKDIGPKS, via the exons ATGTCGGACGAGGAGCACCATTTCGAGTCCAAGGCCGATGCTGGAGCTTCCAAGACTTACCCTCAGCAGGCCGGTACTATCCGTAAGAACGGTTACATTGTCATCAAAAACCGTCCTTGCAAG GTTGTGGAAGTTTCAACCTCCAAGACTGGCAAGCATGGGCATGCTAAATGCCACTTTGTTGGAATTGACATTTTCACTGGAAAGAAGCTTGAAGATATTGTTCCATCTTCACACAACTGTGAT GTTCCCCATGTTAACCGCACAGATTACCAGCTCATTGACATCTCTGAAGATGGATTT GTGAGTCTGCTCACTGAGAATGGCAACACTAAGGATGACCTCAAGCTTCCAACTGATGAAAATTTGCTTTCACAG ATCAAGGATGGATTTGCTGACGGCAAGGACCTTGTTGTGAGTGTGATGTCTGCCATGGGAGAGGAGCAGATCTGTGCTCTGAAGGATATTGGCCCCAAGAGTTAG
- the LOC116020151 gene encoding cell division topological specificity factor homolog, chloroplastic-like, translating into MEISVGLRVSAAMTPFPNNSLRRSSQHFHLLPPSKVDYSASEVVPIRSRSVRDGHSMHCHSGKPLGEYRISPSSLSQEFDDFFLNAINLSFFERLNLAWKIMFPSSLSRRKSNANIAKQRLKMILFSDRCAVSDEAKQKIVSNVVSTLSDYVEIESQDKVQLNVSRDPELGTIYSVMVPVRRVRSEYQEDDPSGTITNTEYKDNGENSSSVDVRFDFYIPTDNSSHFST; encoded by the exons ATGGAGATATCCGTAGGGTTACGGGTCTCCGCCGCAATGACTCCATTTCCGAATAACAGTCTTCGCCGGAGCTCACagcattttcatcttcttcctccttccAAG GTAGATTATAGTGCTTCTGAGGTTGTGCCTATAAGGTCTCGTTCAGTACGTGATGGCCATAGTATGCACTGCCACTCTGGAAAACCGCTGGGGGAATATAGAATTTCCCCAAGTTCGTTGAGCCAGGAGTTTGATGACTTCTTCCTTAATGCCATAAATTTGAGCTTTTTTGAACGCTTAAACTTGGCTTGGAAGATAATGTTTCCATCATCACTGTCAAGGAGAAAGTCTAATGCAAACATTGCCAAGCAACGCCTGAAGATGATCCTTTTCTCTGATCGTTGTGCAGTCAGTGATGAGGCGAAGCAGAAGATAGTAAGCAATGTCGTTAGCACTCTCTCAGACTATGTGGAGATAGAATCACAAGATAAAGTTCAGCTGAATGTGTCTAGAGATCCAGAACTTGGGACAATCTACTCTGTAATGGTGCCAGTTCGCCGGGTGCGATCAGAATACCAAGAAGATGATCCATCCGGAACAATAACGAATACTGAGTACAAAGATAATGGAGAAAACTCCAGTTCTGTCGACGTCAGGTTTGATTTCTACATTCCAACTGATAATTCCAGTCATTTTAGTACATGA